In Molothrus ater isolate BHLD 08-10-18 breed brown headed cowbird chromosome 7, BPBGC_Mater_1.1, whole genome shotgun sequence, one genomic interval encodes:
- the ERMN gene encoding ermin, with the protein MTEEVPAAATMPVCNGSLPPQDGPLQVIGGLQEIAKSLGTVPFANAETSPDTSPAEENLEENINSLPEDITPENFAGQQRCQEKREENAGTPQQGPADIQDAGTNGQGSGEGPAGTAGTGTAGTGTVPAAGREAPETPAGSAEPRGNAAREEEEEEEEAAEEDEDTEEDEVQVIEMKKESSEASRPQQRDKQPSAPGSPGCNSPLEKAGEPPSLGKKNDISRHSYSRYNTISYRRIRKGNTKQRIDEFESMMHL; encoded by the exons ATGACAGAAGAAGTGCCCGCAGCTGCCACCATGCCGGTGTGCAACGGGAGCCTTCCCCCGCAGGACGGCCCGCTCCAGGTCATCGGTGGCCTCCAAGAAATTGCAAAATCTCTTGGGACAGTCCCGTTCGCAAATGCTGAAACAAGCCCTGACACTTCACCTGCAGAGGAAAATCTGgaggaaaatataaattcacTGCCAGAGGACATCACTCCTGAGAATTTTGCTGGACAGCAGCGATGCCAAG AAAAGCGAGAGGAGAATGCTGGGACACCACAGCAGGGACCAGCGGATATCCAGGACGCAGGGACCAATGGCCAGGGATCAGGGGAAG GGCCGGCTGGCACGGCGGGGACGGGCACGGCGGGGACGGGCACGGTGCCCGCAGCCGGCAGGGAGGCACCGGAGACCCCGGCGGGCAGCGCCGAGCCCCGAGGGAACGCGGcccgggaggaggaggaggaggaggaggaggcggcggaggAGGATGAGGACACCGAGGAGGACGAGGTTCAGGTGATCGAGATGAAGAAGGAGAGCAGCGAGGCGTCCCGGCCGCAGCAGCGGGACAAGCAGCCTTCGGCTccgggcagccccggctgcAACTCCCCGCTGGAGAAGGCTGGGGAGCCgcccagcctggggaagaaGAACGACATCTCCCGACACAGCTACTCCAGGTACAACACAATCTCCTACCGGAGGATCCGTAAAGGAAACACCAAACAGCGCATCGACGAGTTCGAGTCCATGATGCACTTGTGA
- the CYTIP gene encoding cytohesin-interacting protein, whose translation MALRRLLQPSSSLSSCEEQPADGRRMQHLASTVGTLPRGRRQLALARSSSLGDPTKPQRHLVSILKEDKETFGFEIQTIRFPHQNDFSVEVCTCVCRIQEESPAHLSGLQTGDILTCINGVNVEGFGHKQIVDLIKSSGNYLRLETVNGALFLRKMELETKLRALKQALHQRWGELRALLARERLLLHGEVNDNALLGSLEPGEPDSVGGCSSPGPFSPGKPRFSSESSSRSRLSSMTVGSEDSFYQGSACEDWAAESLSRQSSLDDDCVFPRDGAVRRGSVRRHRSISLASSSISLASSGSASPLWDSGSCSSSFGTLPRKSRRASVRQHLLKFIPGFHRAVEEEESRV comes from the exons ATGGCCCTGCggcggctcctgcagcccagctccagcctcagctcctgcgAGGAGCAGCCCGCGGACGGCAGGAGGATGCAGCACCTGGCCAGCACGGTGGGCACGCTGCCCCGTGGGCGCAGGCAG CTCGCCTTGGCCAGATCCAGCTCCTTGGGCGACCCCACCAAGCCACAGAg gcacCTCGTTTCTATATTGAAAGAAGACAAAGAGACGTTTGGCTTTGAAATCCAG ACTATTAGGTTCCCACACCAGAATGATTTCTCCGTGGAGGTGTGCACTTGTGTCTGCAGGATCCAAGAGGAGAGCCCTGCCCACCTCTCTGGCCTCCAGACTG GTGACATCCTCACCTGCATCAACGGCGTGAACGTCGAGGGCTTTGGCCACAAGCAAATAGTGGACTTGATAAAGTCTTCAGGGAACTACTTGAG GTTAGAGACTGTCAACGGGGCCTTGTTCCTGAGGAAAATGGAGCTGGAGACCAAACTGCGGGCTCTCAAG caggcGCTGCACCAGCGGTGGGGGGAGCTGCGGGCGCTGCTGGCCCGGGAGCGGCTCCTGCTGCACG GAGAGGTGAACGACAACGCCCTGCTGGGTTCGCTGGAGCCGGGAGAGCCCGACTCGGTTGGCGGCTGCAGTTCCCCGGGGCCCTTCTCCCCAGGCAAGCCGCGCTTCTCCAGCGAGAGCAGCTCCCGCAGCCGGCTGAGCTCCATGACGGTGGGCAGCGAGGACAGCTTCTACCAGGGCAGCGCCTGCGAGGACTGGGCCGCGGAGAGCCTGAGCCGGCAGTCCAGCCTGGACGATGACTGCGTGTTCCCCAGGGACGGGGCTGTGCGCAGGGGCTCCGTGCGCCGGCACCGCAGCAtcagcctggccagcagcagcatcagcctgGCCAGCAGCGGCTCCGCGTCCCCGCTCTGGGACAGcggcagctgctccagcagcttcGGCACCCTCCCGCGCAAGAGCCGCAGAGCCAGCGTCCGGCAGCACCTCCTGAAATTCATCCCGGGCTTCCACCGCGcagtggaagaggaagagagCCGGGTCTGA